GGCAGGATTTGCGCGCAGTACGAGACTGTGGCGCATGTGGCAGAGCTGCTACATCACGACGAGTTCGGATTGCACGAGGTGGATTTGGGTGCGCTGACGTCCGATTTCAGAGACACCGGGGATGCGGAGGACAGAAGGTATACACCGAGAAACAGTGCTCTGTTGAAGTTTGTGGACCAGGCATCTCTGGAGAACTGCTGGGCTGCTCTGCGCAAATACGCGCACAAACAAAAGGAATTGGTGGAGTGGGCGTTCCAGTCTCCTTCGATAGCGACCTTCCAGAGCTTCTATAAGCCACTCGACCTTGAGTACTTGCGCAGCGACATTCACGAGCATATGTTGTTATTTGAGCAACGGGAACAACTTGCGCAGGATGAGGTTCAATCGAGTATTGTGGACGAGGACGGGTTCACACTTGTAGTAGGGAAGAACACAAAATCGTTAAACTCCATAAGGCGTAGGATTCTGAACCGCAATCCACTTCTTAAGCATACACGGAAGGAGAAGCCTCCCAGCATGGTGGACAAGAAGGCCAAGCAGGACTTTTACAGATTCCAGCTTAGAGAGCAGAAGAAGCAGGAAATTAACGAGCTGCTAAGTAAATTCAAGGAAGATCAGGAGAGGATCAAGGTCATGAAATCGAAGAGGAAGTTTAACCCTTACTCTTAAAACAACTTATGTGCTGCGCAGAAAGAAGACCCCTGTAACATACGTAGATTAGTGGCTGTTTATACATGTATCACTACATAACATACATGAAAAGCAGTCCAGTTGCCGCTATCTCTTGATATGCGTATTCTACAATCTACCTCCTGGTGTCAGATCGCCAACTTCCTCGAAGTCACCCTTCTGCCGCAGCATAATTGCGGGATGGAGGCCCTGTTGCTTTAAGCTTTTGAATATTACTACGGGCTGCTCGTCCATTTCTAGGATTCTCTCCTTGTCGCCATAGCATATAACAAGCACGTACTGCCGCCAGTCCGCCTCGTTCAGGTTATGTTTCTTCATAGCATTTT
This is a stretch of genomic DNA from Eremothecium gossypii ATCC 10895 chromosome VI, complete sequence. It encodes these proteins:
- the RRP7 gene encoding Rrp7p (Syntenic homolog of Saccharomyces cerevisiae YCL031C (RRP7)) encodes the protein MKNVEVMRSGFLVIPFDLPKCTALGDDTDVRHYMYVKKHQTKVESEANCLFIVNLPLLTQVDSIKESFGRICAQYETVAHVAELLHHDEFGLHEVDLGALTSDFRDTGDAEDRRYTPRNSALLKFVDQASLENCWAALRKYAHKQKELVEWAFQSPSIATFQSFYKPLDLEYLRSDIHEHMLLFEQREQLAQDEVQSSIVDEDGFTLVVGKNTKSLNSIRRRILNRNPLLKHTRKEKPPSMVDKKAKQDFYRFQLREQKKQEINELLSKFKEDQERIKVMKSKRKFNPYS